Within Planococcus citri chromosome 2, ihPlaCitr1.1, whole genome shotgun sequence, the genomic segment GAAGGAATATaagattcattcaaaaattttaatactccgatgcatttttcaaatggtttgtaattttataCCATTTGTTCAACATTTGAACATTTCTGCGATATTTTACCCGAATTTCAAGATATTTCATcgaatttcagtgattttcaaatacctattttcaacacatttttcgagcaaatttttgcaaagtaTGCTCAGTTGTATCGATATCGCATCAATTTATGGTGATTTTCGATAACTGAAGTCAGTGTGAGAAAAtctaatgatattttttcaaatttggacaaAGCTCCCAGAAAATTTTAGGATATTTAGTTCATCTTCAACAATAAAGGCAACTTTTGAgacattttgatcaaattttgagacatttcgCCAATTTTTGGTAACCTGCAAGtgatttctgaaacaattttttaatatttgtgACACTTCCTATGATTTTCTCACAAGATttcctcttttgaaaaaattgattttctccaactttcctaattttacaatttttctaatatttatgatactttcgatgattttttacaagatgttccctcttttgaaaaaatgattttcttcaacttttttaatttttcaaacccttCAAAATATCAACTGGGTACATTAAAATAAGAATGGGGGCGCGGAGGgagcaaaaaattgatctaaaaacaCAATATAGAATTAAAATCTGGATTTTTAAGGACGCAGAATCCATTTTGGAAGATCATTTTACCCCAAGCCCCAAAATATGCCCAGAAAAAAAGgtgcgaaattgaaaattctcgaaaaatacaatatgggtatcaaaaCCTGGGGGTTTAAGGACGCTTATTCATATTAGAAGACCTTGTCACCCCAAACACCCTCCAAAAGGggaggtacaaaattgaaaatttattcaaaaaaatataatgggGTTTTTAAgacgtaaaattcattttagaagaCCATTAGACTCCAAACCAAACACCAAAATTGGATCTTCTGAGACATTTGGTTGTTTGCTAACATCCCATCGGTTTCTTGCCAACTTTAAAGCGATCTCCAAGTACATAAGTATACCAATTATACGTTTTGTATACCTGATGAAGGTTCTGCGTGTCGAAACGTCGTGTTATTTTACTAGAAAAAGTAATCATAAATCATGATCGttcaaattcgattttgaactttttttcatggaGGTAAATAAATAACAAATAACACCAACCAATTGTATTCACTATTCAGCAACACCCTCTGGTGAGTCTCTGCGTGGTGTGGCGGTCCAAACAGGTGAACATGAAAATTTACCTGCACTAATGATTCGTTTTACATCGCGATATCACGTATTCACAAACTCTGCCCCATTAGTTTACACATCCCTTGAAATCATGTTCAAAAACATTCCTTTTTCAACAAATAGGCTTCATTGAACCAACGAATTAGATTCTGTTGCCATGATGAAGCGTTAATCATGAGATTCGGTCGTTCTATTTTCACAACAATGAACACTCGGTTTCTATTCGGGACCCTCTTTGTAgattgtacatatgtacgtagCTAAGCTACGACTGAACTGATAGAAGAACACAGAAAGACACtgttcaattcattttattgataacgtcgtatttttcaactatttttccattttttttgcgGCGAATTAAGCATTTTGTAATAAATTAacgttaattttaattttcaatcgatCGATTACTTCAGTTGTTGAACCTCGGGTCgtttattattcatttcaaacaaGTAGTTTATAAAGTGATAggttgtattatttttatcaacataGTTGACTGAGCTGTTcaatattttcacgtttttttctcctaattttattaaatcgacaTCCATGAAATTATAGGTGAGTTACACTAATGATACGTGTACGATGCACGACTTGTTGTTGGTTTTGTCATCCTTTGCTCCTGCGGTGATATATGGATATTATAGACATACCGGTAAcattccaacttgaaattttttttgtatttttgttttatactcACTTTTCAAACTAATACAGATCTCTGTTTCCAGCTCCAGCTTCAAAGTGTAGCTCTCTATGGAACCTAATTCCTCAAGGTTCAGCTAGCATTAAGATAGCAAAATTAGGCTTCGTTTTTACGGCGGGTTTTGTAGGCTACAAAATTACAATTCCGCCAATTCGGGCACTAATTTCCAAATACCGCAAGATAAGAAGACTACATGTACGATTTacgttcatatttttttatttccaagtaCAGTTTGCcttgaaattaattatattttcataCGTTTATAGTATCGGCAAGCTCTCGTAAAAAGATACGTGCAGAcgttctttttatttttaagccaACAGCCGCGAGAGcaaatcgaacaattttttgatctgattGATGAGGTCCGAGAAATGCCAGAAGAATTTCGATACCGTTATTACGAACAAGGAATCCAGAGTGAGTATGAATACTGAACTCTTATTAAAGCTGGTAAGTGTCATGTTCAGATTATACGTCTtaaatgaggaaatttttgcAGGAATTTTTGGTATAGAGATGTACAATCGGTCGTGCAAAAGAAATCGAGGTTTTTAGTACCTAAATATACACCTGATCAATCTACCAGACACTGAGACAGTTATGTTTCGAACATTACGCGAGTTTtctcaaatcgaaaaatgtcttgattcaaaattttgtaataacaCCAGCTTGCATTTCTATGTGTTAATTTCTCGATTTGATGTATTTActgtatatgtacatatatctcattaattttactttttcatttaattttgtacgtactaaatttttttttggaatatatCGTTGTTAATGCAACGCAGCCTATTTAGCGAAACGTACTTTCTTCTTTACAATTGCTTTTCAGGCTTACCATACCCAACTTTTGGAGCTGAATAAAACAAATTTCTTCACGACTAGAACGACGCAATTCAGCAATAtctacattttttctcaaattgagaAGTAAAtgaaatcgattattttgatcCAAATATCAAGTCAAATAGTgaaaagtacattatttttgaaaaatccacacTCGTTGCTCACTAgtcattgttttattttttacgaaGAACTAAAAACATGGTTTCAAATTCACCCCAGCCCACCACCAATGCCGAAAAAAACGACTGACAAGACACGAAGAATTATTTAATACgtttagaattattttctatAGAGGAGAAAGAGGGTGAAGATGAACTAGAATGAAAATTAACgcagaacaaaaattgaataattcgatttaaaaaaattttcagcgtgTTACTCGCCTCCTCTCTCTCCACTTCAATTAAAACACATGCGACAAATGTACATAGATTCTAACCGAACTCCCACCTTCGCTCTCTGACTTCTATCAAAACtcatggaaaatttgaaattcaaacctTATCCTCCAAATCCTTCccctaaaaaatgaatgtgaAATTTCGACGGAAAAATTTAGTTTAAAAACGCGTTTTTGTTCCAAATTCTACcttttatggtttttttctattgctgatttcttgtttgttttcatAGGGGAAAAAATCCATGCGAAATTTTTGatctccccccctcccaaaaaaatcttgtgaTTATTAAAAACTCCCAATTTATGCGTTAATAGCTtcctttacaaaaaaaaacaaaaaacaaaaacaaaaacatgatCTCCAAAGAAATTTAGGTCTTTCTCCTTTTGTACAGAGCcgtttgaaacttttgaaaatcaaaaacatcaaaaacttGAGAAGAATTTGGTGaaaacttttctgaaatttaaaatttttgcgtcagaattcttctaaatacctacttagttttaTTTATCTTTTCAAGGAATTTTTGGTGCCTCTGTTTCAAGCCCCTTCcagttgaaaatgaatcaaaaaaattataagtatagaaaatgttttcaattttttcatgttgcgTTGCATTTATTGATTTTCTCTCCAGTCCAAAAACAATTTGTGCCGCAAGATCCCCCCCCCCGAtcagttggaaatgaaaaaaaaaacagtacataatttttgcttcgaaatttttccaaataattccCTTTCCATGTAAATCCTTTTCCGATCCACTAAACTTCGGTCCCCTTGTACGTATTAAGCTCCTCAAAAGTAAAtcaaagggaaattttttcgaaaatttttcatttctttgccCAAATGCTTGTAAATGACCCGCAGCATTCCTGCAAGGTAGAACAAAATTCGATTGAAAACCATcaaagatgaaattattttttcaatgataattTCAATCCCACTctttaaaaaaaggggggggggagactataacgatctgaaaattttatcacggGAGTTTTGAACCACAAACTTTAAAGTAAATTTGCTCAGTTGTatctacgaagtcaactgcagatggatttcaagtcgttttggagtctccagtatagatttttgaaactttaaatttcaacaatatttcattttcaactgcattttgatgaaatttcgtggaaattcaagtttcaaaaatcttctggagattccaggaattttcaaaaagtcgctggaggctccaaactgacctgaacccacctgaagtcgttttcagagagtgctaaaatcAGAGTGCAgtgtaaatttcggcttttcatctccgttcaatgaaattttgtgaaaatttcaagtttcagaaatctactggaggctccagtaattttcaaaaagtcgccggagactccaaaacgacttgaaatccatctgcagtcgacttcgtagcgtgttgaaattaatttgcggaattaattttctcttttcaactcaatttgatgaaattttgtgggaattcaagtttcaaaaatctgctggaagctccagaactactctaaacggtctgaaagagtttctaatcgatttggtaggtcgaaattaggatatatcccaaatttcagtaaCCTTGGTCAATGTGGTCAGATGTTGatttttccccctattttttggtctaaaatttgatttttaaaaattcaccaaaaatcgaaaaatgcactttagtacttgaaattttaacaggtgaAACTATACACGTAAATCAGAAAATAACACCAATCAATCGTGTTCAATGGAACCCTGATGAGTCTCTGACGTGATTGGTGTGACGCTGGCGGTCCAAATACTCGGATGAAcacacaaaattttacacatgCGTGGTGTGGTGGCCCAAACAGGTGAACGTGAAAATTTACCTGCACTAAcgatgtgttttatttttatcgcgATATCGCGTATTCACAAACTCTACCCATTAGTTTACAAATCCCTTGAAATCATGTTCGAATACATTCCTTTTTCGACAAATAATACGTAGGCTTGATTAAACGAACGTTCGAACATCATGGATCAGACTCTTTAGCCATTATGAAGCGTTGTTCATGAAGTTCAGTCGTTCTATTTTCACAACAATGAACACATAGTTTTCATTCGCGACCCTCTGTGAACGTAGACCTCCTGTATAGGTGTCTCTACAGCTGTCAGCTCAGCTGTGCTGCTACGACATGAACTGAACTGATAGAAGAGCACAGAAAGACAAtgttcaatttattcattttattgataACGTCGTATTTTTCAActagtttttcgtttttttttgcggcGAATTAAGCATTTTGTAATGAATTAacgttaattttaattttcaactgatcTATTACTTTGTTGTTGAACCTCGGGTCGTTTATTATTCATTTCGAACAAGTAGTTTTTAAAGCGATACGTGTAATTTTATCAATCCTTAGATGACTGAGCTGTTCAACATTTGCACGTtctttttgatcgaattttattACTCGTGAatcgaatattttattcaattatgaGCATCCACGAAATGATAGGTAAGTTATACTATGTATTGTATAATGATACTTGTACCATGTACGACTTGTTGATTTTGTCATTCTGCGATGATATCGTATGAATTGTGTAAACATTCCGGTAAAACaccaacttgaaaaatgttttgtacgtctgttttatatcaatttttcaaacactaatacctatctactatATCTCTGTTTCCAGATCCAGCTTCAAACAATAACCCTCTATGGAACCTACTCGAAATTGCTGAAGACCTAGTCAGCTCGATAGCAAAATTTTGCTTAGTTTTTACGGTGGGTTTTATAGGCTTCCACCTTACAGTTCGGATAATTCGATCACTCATTTCCAAATTGTACAAAATGTACAGGAGAAGAAACCCAGAGGTACgattttattgttattatttattttcaagtaatctgctttgaaattaattattttcatacgTTTAGGATCCGGAAGTAATATGGGAAAGGATTAGGCCGCACTTCGAATTACTTATGCAGCAACGGCCGTTCGAAGAAATCGAACAATTTTTGGATCTGCTGGTGGAGATAGCAGAACTACCAGAAGAATTATTCCGCGAACGTTACAATCGAGGAGTCCAAAGTGAGCATGAATACGCTGTTATAATTTTCATGGCGAGATTATATCTGGAAATTTTTgcaggaatttttggtttccaGATGTGACTTTGACCGCGCAGTAGAAATCGAGCTGTTTTTAGTACCGAAATAAACCTGATCAATCTACCAGATAGTTATGTTTCGAATATTATAAGCGAGTTTtctcaaatcgaaaaattactaAATCCGAATTTTGTGATGATACTAACTTGTATATTTTCTATTCAGGTTAATTTCTCGTTTTACTTTCTGCATCAATTTTGTATGTatagtaaattattatttttggaataatcGTTATTGCGTTACAGTCTATAATTAGCGAAGCGTACTTTCTTctttacaattgtttttcaggcttaccATATCCGCAACTTTTGCAattgaataaaacaaatttcTTCACAATGCGACTCGAGTGGCGTAATTCAGCAATATCTacattttttctcgaattgaGAAGTAAATTGAATCAATCATTTTGATACAAATGTCAAGtcaaacaatattttcaaaaatccacacTCGTTGCTCACTAGTTATCATGTTTTATTTCTTatgaagaattaaaaatataGTTTCAAATTCACCCCCACCCCACCTACAATACCGAAAAAAACTGGAAAGACATGAAGAAATATTAAAACGTTTAGAATGATTTTCTTTGCAGTATGTTACTTGCCTCCTTGCCTCCTCCACACTACTTCAATTATTTAAACACATACATACCTAACTCTCGCCCCCCTCTCTGACTTTCATCAAAACACtgcagggtcattccacgtcaattggactaagaagtggtaggggggttcggcgatttttttgaaatttttcctgtggagctgctttgaaattaattattttcatacgTTTAGGATCCGGAAGTAATACGGGAAAGCATTAGGCAGCACTTCAAAAATATTATGGAGACATATCCGTTAGAACAAGTCGAACAATTTGTGGATGTGGTAGAGGAGATGGCAGAACTACCAGAAGAATTACAATACGATCATTACAAACGAGGAGTCGAAAGTGAGCATGATATTATATGTATTAAAGCTGTAATTTTGATGGCGAGATTATATCTGGAAATTTTTGCAGGAATTTTTGGTATACAGATGGGACATTGATCGCGCAGTAGAAATCGAGGTTTTAATAAGTACACCTCATCGATCTACCAGATAGCTATGTTTCGAATATTACGCGAGTTTtctcaaatcgaaaaattactaAATCCGAATTTTGTGATGATACTAGCTTGTATTTCTATTCAGGTTAATTTCTCGTTTTACTTTCTGCATCAATTTTgtttgtagtaaatttttttggaaaaatcgttaTTGCGTTAAAGTCTATAATTAGCGAAGCGTACTTTCTTTTTTACatttgtttttcaggcttaccATACCCGCAACTTTTGCAGttgaataaaacaaatttcTTCACGACTAGAGCAACGCAATTCAGCAATATCTacattttttctcgaattgaGATGTACATAAAttgaatcaataattttgatccaAATGTCAAGTCAAACAGTATTTTGAAAGATAATCCACACTCGTTGCTCAGTACCTAGTTATTGTTTTATTTCTTATGAAGAATTAAAATATAGTTTCAAATTcacccccaccccacccccaataccgaaaaaaactggaaattaagccatgaagaaatatttaaaaCGTTTAGTATGATTTTCTATAGAGGAGAAAGAGGGTGAAGATAAACTAGAATGAAAATTATCgcagaataaaaattgaaaaattcggtaaaaaaattttgcagtaTGTTACTTGCCTCCTTGCCTCCTCTCACACGACTTCAATTAAAACACATACGACAAAAGTAGACCCTCCACTCTGACTTTCATCAAAACACGtatggaaatgaaattcaaacctTATCCTCCAAATCTTtcctctaaaaaaataaatgtgacATTTGAACgggaaaatttcaccttttttgtgaaattattttgtttttttttcttttgtaaattgaaaacattttcggtAATTTATTTGATTTGGGTTCAGAGAGAGGGGTAGGGTAATTCTTGTTTGTACCACTGTCaaattttccatgatttttttctgcttctaTGTCTATTCCCTAATGTTGCTGATTTTTTGTTAGTTCTTATAGGGGAAAAATCCatgcaaaatttttgatccacccccccccaaaatcagaTAATGCCATGAACCCTttaaactttggaaaaataaaaaaaaaaatcttgtgatTATTGGAAACTCCAGATTTATGCgtttgaatttcttttaaatGTTAGGTATAGCTtcctctagaaaaaaaaatgacccataTCTCCACAGAAATGTTCGTT encodes:
- the LOC135836972 gene encoding uncharacterized protein LOC135836972 isoform X2; this translates as MSIHEMIDPASNNNPLWNLLEIAEDLVSSIAKFCLVFTVGFIGFHLTVRIIRSLISKLYKMYRRRNPEDPEVIWERIRPHFELLMQQRPFEEIEQFLDLLVEIAELPEELFRERYNRGVQNVTLTAQ
- the LOC135836972 gene encoding uncharacterized protein LOC135836972 isoform X1, with product MSIHEMIDPASNNNPLWNLLEIAEDLVSSIAKFCLVFTVGFIGFHLTVRIIRSLISKLYKMYRRRNPEDPEVIWERIRPHFELLMQQRPFEEIEQFLDLLVEIAELPEELFRERYNRGVQRIFGFQM